Below is a window of 'Nostoc azollae' 0708 DNA.
ATAGGTGTAGGAATGGTAAGATTTTTGTTGTTGATAATCTTTTTAGCCAATGTCCGATATTCATTACCCTGATCACTATCAGGTGCGTACTCATTAACGGTCATACGACGCAATTCTGCGTGTTGAACAATATTGTCACGAGGTACATAGTGAATCATGTGGGTATTCAAGCGTTTTGCCAGGGTTTCGATTAATTCGATTTCCCGGTCAACGTTACGGCTGTTACAAATCAAACCAGCCAAACGCACACCACCAGTGTGAGCATACTTCAAAATACCACGAGCAATGTTGTTAGCAGCATACATCGCCATCATTTCCCCAGAGGTAACGATGTATATTTCTTGAGCTTTACCTTCACGGATAGGCATAGCAAAACCACCGCATACAACGTCACCTAGTACGTCATAAGATACAAAGTCAACATCTTGGTAAGCACCGTTTTCTTCCAAGAAGTTAATAGCGGTGATAATACCACGACCTGCACAACCTACACCTGGTTCTGGACCACCAGATTCTACGCACTTAACACCACGGAAACCGGTTAACATGACTTCGTGGAGTTCTAAATCTTCAACAGCACCTCTTTCAGCAGCCAAGTGTAATACTGTGGTTTGAGCCTTGGAGTGAAGCATCAAACGGGTAGAGTCAGCTTTGGGATCACAACCAACAATTAATATGCGTTGACCCATTTCTGCCATAGCAGCCAGGGTATTTTGTGAAGTGGTAGATTTACCAATACCACCTTTACCGTAAAAAGCAATCTGTCTGATTTTTTTATCAATAGCCATGATGAGAGTTTTCCTACAATATATTTTGTTGATAGGTCTGAAACTTGGTTTGAGATGTTGTTCGATTAGAAGGCAGAATTGGTATAGCGACTTAAGATATACTCAAAGCATTACCAAAACCACATTTATATTTTTCAGGAACACAAGATATGGATACGGGAAATTTGTTTAGGAGAAATCCACATACCCTAATCAAGAACTATTTAACAGCTGAAATTCAGCATTATCGCTTATTGTCACGGCATCCTCAGAGGAT
It encodes the following:
- the nifH gene encoding nitrogenase iron protein produces the protein MAIDKKIRQIAFYGKGGIGKSTTSQNTLAAMAEMGQRILIVGCDPKADSTRLMLHSKAQTTVLHLAAERGAVEDLELHEVMLTGFRGVKCVESGGPEPGVGCAGRGIITAINFLEENGAYQDVDFVSYDVLGDVVCGGFAMPIREGKAQEIYIVTSGEMMAMYAANNIARGILKYAHTGGVRLAGLICNSRNVDREIELIETLAKRLNTHMIHYVPRDNIVQHAELRRMTVNEYAPDSDQGNEYRTLAKKIINNKNLTIPTPIEMEELEELLIEFGILESDENTEKLVGKSATEAPVKK